In a genomic window of Halobiforma lacisalsi AJ5:
- a CDS encoding MutS-related protein, translated as MDLESIPGVGEKTARALSELDDPERALRAGDVATIATAPGISQGRAARIARGAIRAEHDDPGGFLATDRAREIYREVLSLLKARTVTDYAAQRVETFYPSPRRSRIEEVQSFAGEALEREVDPDALEALEGVEPLREPGDVRVRERCLATTDAERYSEAREAIPELSVEVVEDAQGLAELARGYSTVIALDESFAGVTIEGDVQVRPDALENPAEIVPERPLAFFARNRERIRAAIDVHRAADRSDGEYDETDLAALEDGLARLDEDGTVAGDDELDRLTTAVDDLDAAASTAESVANDRLREAIREEDVTIEGSDLLSLVERGAGVDSLLSRELADEYADAVETARENLIDALDLDPGEAEIARRAFGDEPTFPVERDEDAISRLREELTAAKERRAGRLKRELAADLADQRETARRLVRDALELDVELAIARFADDFACTMPEFVPDESADAAETGFAIDGGQSPLLDEPLEAIDPVDYEVSGVALLSGVNSGGKTSTLDLVASVVVLAHMGLPVPADDARLRRFDDLHYHAKTQGTLDAGAFESTVREFADLARGGEGSLVLVDELESITEPGASAKIIAGILEALVENGATAVFVSHLAGEIREMADYDVTVDGIEAVGLVDGELEVNRSPVKDHLARSTPELIVEKLATEADEAATNGGTEGVHEPQFYDRLLEKFD; from the coding sequence ATGGACCTCGAGTCGATCCCGGGTGTCGGGGAGAAGACCGCCCGGGCCCTGTCGGAACTGGACGATCCCGAGCGCGCGCTGCGGGCGGGCGACGTGGCGACGATCGCGACCGCGCCCGGGATCAGCCAGGGACGGGCCGCCAGGATCGCACGCGGGGCGATCCGCGCCGAACACGACGACCCCGGCGGGTTCCTCGCCACGGATCGCGCGCGGGAGATCTACCGTGAGGTCCTCTCGCTGTTGAAAGCGCGGACCGTCACCGACTACGCTGCCCAGCGGGTCGAGACCTTCTACCCCAGTCCTCGCCGCTCGCGCATCGAGGAGGTACAGTCGTTCGCGGGCGAGGCCCTCGAGCGCGAGGTCGACCCCGACGCGCTCGAGGCGCTCGAGGGCGTCGAACCCCTCCGGGAGCCGGGCGACGTCCGGGTTCGCGAGCGGTGTCTGGCGACGACCGACGCCGAGCGCTACAGCGAGGCCCGCGAGGCGATCCCGGAACTCTCCGTCGAGGTCGTCGAAGACGCCCAGGGGCTTGCCGAACTCGCCCGCGGCTACTCTACGGTGATCGCCCTCGACGAGTCCTTCGCGGGCGTCACCATCGAGGGCGACGTTCAGGTCCGGCCGGACGCCCTCGAGAATCCCGCGGAGATCGTCCCCGAGCGCCCGCTGGCCTTCTTCGCGCGCAACCGCGAGCGTATCCGCGCCGCGATCGACGTTCATCGCGCCGCCGACCGCTCCGACGGCGAGTACGACGAGACGGACCTCGCAGCCCTCGAGGACGGCCTCGCGCGACTCGACGAGGACGGCACCGTCGCCGGCGACGACGAACTCGACCGGCTGACGACGGCGGTCGACGACCTCGACGCGGCGGCGAGCACGGCCGAAAGCGTCGCCAACGACAGGCTCCGGGAGGCGATCCGGGAGGAGGACGTCACCATCGAGGGGTCGGACCTGCTCTCGCTGGTCGAGCGCGGCGCGGGCGTCGACTCGCTGCTCTCGCGGGAACTGGCCGACGAGTACGCCGACGCGGTCGAGACCGCCCGCGAAAACCTGATCGACGCGCTGGACCTCGACCCGGGCGAGGCCGAGATCGCCCGCCGGGCGTTCGGCGACGAGCCGACGTTCCCCGTCGAGCGCGACGAGGACGCGATCTCGCGGCTGCGGGAGGAACTCACCGCCGCGAAAGAGCGTCGGGCCGGCCGGCTCAAGCGCGAACTCGCGGCCGACCTCGCCGACCAGCGCGAGACGGCCCGACGACTCGTCAGGGACGCCCTCGAGTTGGACGTCGAACTCGCGATCGCCAGGTTCGCCGACGACTTCGCGTGCACCATGCCCGAATTCGTCCCCGACGAGTCGGCGGACGCGGCCGAGACCGGGTTCGCCATCGACGGCGGCCAGTCGCCCCTGCTCGACGAACCGCTCGAGGCGATCGACCCGGTCGACTACGAGGTCTCGGGCGTCGCCCTGCTGTCGGGGGTCAACAGCGGCGGGAAGACCTCCACGCTTGACCTGGTCGCGAGCGTCGTCGTGCTCGCCCACATGGGGCTGCCGGTACCCGCAGACGACGCCCGCCTGCGGCGGTTCGACGACCTCCACTACCACGCCAAGACCCAGGGGACGCTGGACGCCGGCGCGTTCGAGTCGACGGTCCGGGAGTTCGCCGACCTCGCCCGTGGCGGCGAGGGATCGCTCGTGCTGGTCGACGAACTCGAGAGCATCACCGAACCCGGCGCCTCGGCGAAGATCATCGCGGGCATCCTCGAGGCCCTGGTCGAGAACGGCGCGACGGCCGTCTTCGTCTCCCACCTCGCGGGCGAGATTCGAGAGATGGCGGACTACGACGTGACCGTCGACGGCATCGAGGCGGTCGGACTGGTCGACGGCGAACTCGAGGTGAACCGCTCGCCGGTCAAGGACCACCTCGCGCGGTCGACGCCGGAACTGATCGTCGAGAAACTGGCGACCGAGGCAGACGAGGCGGCCACCAACGGCGGTACGGAGGGAGTCCACGAGCCGCAGTTCTACGATCGGCTGCTCGAGAAATTCGACTGA
- a CDS encoding SagB/ThcOx family dehydrogenase, with amino-acid sequence MPVGALEYHERTKHSPRSVRAAGPGLDFENKPRPYKVYTDRPTEPLAERIRPPQQPALAAIAEPTPDGWRAVVDDPADDARVGPDRETVTTCCYYAAGITKEIALRDRTKPFRAAATTGALYHVDLYVVCGDLEGTGRAGAVPRGLPAGVYHFDPRTCSLDVLREGDYRGALAAASGDDAVADAPLSVVATSTWWRNAWKYEDRTFRHAFWDSGTTLANLLAVAHALDYRAEVVAGFADRPVAELLGVDPDREAPLEIVPIGTGDAAPAAPALEPIDPETEPLSPNEREFPLIQEAWRAGTLEDGDDARAWRETGPAEPIGTREPGDGDRIPLEPVDAETASSRPLHRTIRRRGSCREYEREPISFRKLSTVLDRAVRGVPMDVRRESSTPRTGTAGAGRNGDPDEASGDTASAERHARRGADPPLSFVDAYLVVNAVDGLPSGAYHYHPRAGELELLRAGEFRQEAAHLALDQPLGGDAAVCLAFLTDLEEVVDAFGDRGYRVAQLEAALTAGRLYLGTYAHRRLGGTGLTFYDDVVSDFFAPRATEQTPAFFYTMGRPA; translated from the coding sequence ATGCCAGTGGGCGCGCTCGAGTACCACGAACGGACGAAACACTCCCCACGGAGCGTCCGTGCCGCCGGTCCCGGACTGGATTTCGAGAACAAGCCCCGTCCGTACAAGGTCTACACGGACCGCCCGACGGAGCCGCTCGCCGAGCGGATTCGACCGCCCCAACAGCCCGCGCTCGCGGCGATCGCGGAGCCGACGCCGGACGGGTGGCGGGCGGTCGTCGACGACCCTGCTGACGACGCTCGAGTCGGCCCGGACCGCGAGACGGTCACGACCTGCTGTTACTACGCGGCCGGGATCACCAAGGAGATCGCGCTCCGCGACCGGACGAAACCCTTCCGCGCGGCGGCGACGACGGGCGCGCTGTATCACGTCGACCTGTACGTCGTCTGTGGCGACCTCGAGGGAACCGGGCGCGCGGGCGCGGTCCCGCGGGGCCTCCCGGCCGGCGTCTACCACTTCGACCCGCGGACGTGCTCGCTGGACGTCCTCCGCGAGGGCGACTATCGGGGCGCCCTCGCCGCGGCGAGCGGGGACGACGCCGTCGCCGACGCCCCGCTGTCGGTCGTCGCGACGTCGACCTGGTGGCGCAACGCCTGGAAGTACGAGGACCGGACCTTCCGCCACGCCTTCTGGGACTCGGGAACGACCCTCGCGAACCTGCTTGCCGTCGCCCACGCGCTCGACTACCGCGCCGAGGTCGTCGCCGGCTTCGCCGACCGGCCCGTCGCCGAGTTGCTCGGCGTCGATCCGGACCGGGAGGCCCCGCTCGAGATCGTGCCGATCGGAACCGGCGACGCCGCACCCGCTGCGCCCGCCCTCGAGCCGATCGATCCCGAGACCGAACCGCTCTCGCCGAACGAGCGGGAGTTTCCCCTGATTCAGGAGGCCTGGCGGGCCGGAACGCTCGAGGACGGCGACGACGCCCGGGCGTGGCGCGAAACCGGTCCGGCGGAGCCGATCGGCACCCGCGAGCCCGGCGACGGCGATCGGATCCCGCTCGAGCCTGTCGACGCCGAGACGGCCTCGAGTCGCCCCCTTCACCGGACGATTCGCCGGCGCGGCTCCTGTCGCGAGTACGAGCGCGAGCCGATCAGTTTCCGCAAGCTCTCGACGGTCCTCGACCGGGCCGTTCGGGGCGTGCCGATGGACGTGCGTCGCGAGTCCTCGACTCCCCGAACGGGAACGGCGGGAGCCGGGCGGAACGGGGATCCCGACGAAGCGAGCGGAGACACCGCGAGCGCAGAGCGACACGCGCGCCGCGGGGCCGACCCGCCGCTGTCGTTCGTCGACGCCTACCTGGTCGTCAACGCCGTCGACGGGCTCCCGTCCGGCGCGTACCACTACCACCCCAGGGCGGGCGAACTCGAGTTACTCCGGGCCGGCGAGTTCCGCCAAGAGGCGGCCCACCTCGCGCTGGATCAGCCCCTCGGCGGCGACGCCGCGGTCTGTCTCGCCTTCCTGACCGATCTCGAGGAGGTCGTCGACGCCTTCGGGGACCGCGGCTACCGGGTGGCCCAACTCGAGGCAGCCCTGACCGCCGGGCGGCTCTACCTCGGCACCTACGCCCACCGCCGCCTCGGCGGGACGGGTCTGACGTTCTACGACGACGTAGTCTCGGACTTCTTCGCGCCGCGGGCGACGGAACAGACGCCGGCGTTCTTCTACACGATGGGACGCCCGGCCTGA
- a CDS encoding amidase — translation MPIRPPTTDDLRELGAAMHLELTDEELEFFREMAEKRVEAYETVRSYDPEPRLGGRERRERTAGRRPPAEENPHNAWVTRCYVAGDADGPLSGLDVAIKDNVCVAGVELTCGSAVVEGYVPDVDATVVTRLLEAGATVVGKTNMDDMAVTRTGHSTFGPITNPHGDGETGEYLAGGSSGGSAVVVATDEADAAIGSDQGGSVRIPAALCGVVGHKPTYELVPYTGCIGLEHAIDHPGPMGPDVETVARVLSVIAGSNESHLREPSSVPVEEYHEGLPGDAADLSIGVLEEGFDRPEADEGVLERVRAGIDALEDEGAAVETVSEPMHLDADDIHTVCTGEGLLDAMIGEGLGHGWKGWYNTSWVDAFGKFRRAQADDFPAQLKLILLMGAYANDAYHSRYYAAGMNLTVELTERYDALLEERDLLAMPTTLRTAPELDPDRDQYDRMRQDLVPANTAPFNRSGHPAISVPVGTVDGLPVGLMLVGSRFDDATVLEGAAALEAAVAD, via the coding sequence ATGCCGATCCGACCGCCGACGACGGACGACCTTCGCGAACTCGGTGCCGCCATGCACCTCGAGTTGACCGACGAAGAACTCGAATTTTTCCGGGAGATGGCCGAGAAGCGAGTCGAAGCCTACGAGACGGTCCGATCGTACGACCCGGAGCCCCGCCTCGGCGGGCGGGAGCGCCGCGAGCGGACGGCAGGGAGACGTCCCCCGGCCGAGGAGAATCCCCACAACGCCTGGGTGACGCGCTGTTACGTCGCGGGCGACGCGGACGGTCCCCTGTCGGGGCTGGACGTCGCGATCAAGGACAACGTCTGCGTCGCGGGCGTCGAACTGACCTGTGGCTCCGCCGTCGTCGAGGGCTACGTCCCCGACGTCGACGCGACGGTCGTCACGCGACTGCTCGAGGCCGGGGCGACGGTCGTCGGGAAGACGAACATGGACGACATGGCCGTGACCCGGACGGGTCACAGCACCTTCGGCCCGATCACGAATCCGCACGGCGACGGGGAGACAGGCGAGTACCTCGCGGGCGGCTCCAGCGGCGGCAGCGCGGTCGTCGTCGCGACCGACGAGGCCGACGCCGCGATCGGCTCCGACCAGGGCGGCAGCGTTCGGATCCCGGCCGCGCTCTGTGGTGTCGTCGGCCACAAACCGACCTACGAACTCGTCCCTTACACGGGGTGTATCGGCCTCGAGCACGCGATCGACCACCCGGGACCGATGGGACCGGACGTCGAGACCGTCGCGCGCGTGCTCTCGGTGATCGCCGGCAGCAACGAGAGCCACCTCCGCGAGCCGTCGTCGGTCCCCGTCGAGGAGTACCACGAGGGGCTTCCCGGCGACGCCGCGGACCTCTCGATCGGCGTCCTCGAGGAGGGGTTCGACCGCCCCGAAGCCGACGAGGGCGTGCTCGAGCGTGTCCGGGCCGGGATCGACGCGCTCGAGGACGAGGGGGCCGCCGTCGAGACCGTCTCCGAACCGATGCACCTCGACGCCGACGACATCCACACCGTCTGTACGGGCGAGGGGCTGCTCGACGCGATGATCGGCGAGGGGCTGGGCCACGGCTGGAAGGGCTGGTACAACACCTCCTGGGTCGACGCCTTCGGGAAGTTCCGCCGGGCGCAGGCCGACGACTTCCCGGCGCAGTTGAAGCTCATCCTGCTGATGGGTGCCTACGCCAACGACGCCTACCACTCGCGGTACTACGCGGCCGGGATGAACCTCACGGTGGAACTCACCGAGCGGTACGACGCCCTGCTCGAGGAGCGGGACCTGCTCGCGATGCCGACGACGCTGCGGACGGCACCCGAACTGGATCCGGATCGCGACCAGTACGATCGGATGCGCCAGGACCTCGTCCCGGCCAACACCGCGCCGTTCAACCGCTCGGGCCACCCGGCGATCAGCGTCCCGGTCGGGACCGTCGACGGGCTCCCTGTCGGCCTCATGCTCGTGGGGTCGCGGTTCGACGACGCGACGGTGCTCGAGGGGGCGGCCGCGCTCGAGGCAGCCGTGGCGGACTGA
- a CDS encoding DUF5789 family protein, which produces MSHIDDAEVDADADTDEIRSLEMRAVTDLFEEMEFPVTTEDVIAEFGDVEVSYPRESDPLRTILETSGFETYATPDDLRLAVFNGVRRDAVGRPRYSDRGDSPHDTDEFVRMQQSF; this is translated from the coding sequence ATGAGCCACATCGACGATGCCGAGGTCGACGCTGACGCCGACACCGACGAGATCAGATCCCTCGAGATGCGGGCAGTCACGGACCTCTTCGAGGAGATGGAGTTCCCGGTCACAACCGAGGACGTGATCGCGGAGTTCGGCGACGTCGAGGTCAGCTATCCGCGCGAATCGGACCCGCTGCGGACGATCCTCGAAACGTCGGGGTTCGAGACCTACGCGACGCCCGACGACCTGCGGCTCGCAGTCTTCAACGGCGTCAGGCGGGACGCGGTCGGGCGACCCCGGTACAGCGACCGCGGCGACAGCCCCCACGACACGGACGAGTTCGTCCGGATGCAACAGTCGTTCTGA
- a CDS encoding YciE/YciF ferroxidase family protein, producing MSTSTTPHDALATRLERLYYVERTLRSELETLSTDVAIDSLDDLRELECREQLQYAIDQHREETERHIGRIERAFDALGVEPDTRPVPELDGLLADKEKFNNVVLNDEVRPLYYVETTLKLEAIECTAYESALTVANAIDGDSDGDVDVDIDVEAIVDALGENYRDECEVRAEIEAIAESDAHEALLEASVISGGDPASLDRPR from the coding sequence ATGAGCACGAGCACGACGCCGCACGACGCGCTCGCGACACGCCTCGAACGGCTCTATTACGTCGAACGGACGCTCCGCTCGGAGCTCGAGACGCTGTCGACCGACGTCGCGATCGACTCGCTGGACGACCTGCGCGAACTGGAGTGTCGCGAGCAACTCCAGTACGCGATCGACCAGCACCGCGAGGAGACCGAGCGCCACATCGGTCGGATCGAGCGCGCGTTCGACGCCCTCGGGGTCGAGCCCGACACGCGGCCCGTTCCCGAACTGGACGGCCTGCTCGCGGACAAGGAGAAGTTCAACAACGTCGTCCTGAACGACGAAGTCCGGCCGCTGTACTACGTCGAAACGACGCTGAAACTCGAGGCGATCGAGTGTACCGCCTACGAGTCGGCGCTCACGGTCGCGAACGCCATCGACGGCGATTCGGACGGTGACGTCGACGTCGACATCGACGTCGAGGCCATCGTCGACGCGCTCGGGGAGAACTACCGTGACGAGTGCGAGGTCCGCGCGGAGATCGAGGCGATCGCCGAGAGCGACGCCCACGAGGCGCTGCTCGAGGCGAGCGTGATCTCCGGCGGCGATCCGGCCTCGCTCGATCGCCCGCGGTGA
- a CDS encoding YciE/YciF ferroxidase family protein, which produces MNVETIEDLFGYQLQHAYYAERTQVELLEELAADCDDRDLESSLREHREETREHVDRLEDVFAALGRQPRASRARTVDGLAEAHRNQGDGPEQEPAPSVLETALLAERFEIRTYETLVTLAGRLAYADDVVEPLEATLAEEREMRRTLEERDRIPSVADASSPEKA; this is translated from the coding sequence ATGAACGTCGAGACCATCGAGGACCTGTTCGGATACCAGCTACAGCACGCCTACTACGCCGAGCGTACCCAGGTCGAACTGCTCGAGGAACTCGCCGCCGACTGCGACGACCGCGACCTCGAGTCGTCCCTCCGCGAGCACCGCGAGGAGACCCGCGAGCACGTCGACCGCCTCGAGGACGTCTTCGCAGCCCTTGGCCGCCAACCCAGGGCGAGTCGGGCCCGGACCGTCGACGGGCTCGCGGAGGCCCACCGGAACCAGGGCGACGGGCCCGAACAGGAACCCGCCCCGTCCGTCCTCGAGACCGCGCTGCTCGCCGAACGGTTCGAGATCCGGACGTACGAGACATTGGTGACGCTGGCCGGCCGACTCGCCTACGCGGACGACGTCGTCGAACCCCTCGAAGCGACCCTCGCCGAGGAACGGGAGATGCGACGGACGCTAGAAGAACGCGATCGGATACCGTCGGTCGCCGATGCATCGAGCCCCGAGAAGGCCTGA
- a CDS encoding glutamate-cysteine ligase family protein: MKTSLEAEYWVVDADGNLASADGLVESPRERERERRRSAASAAAGAGAPRVTVTTPLESPSDLAATFTAELEAVRSRAADRERRLVPLGTTINAADDAVGEPSERERIRRAVAGRDICGNRCAGTRVRIDLDPGRETGRAVDRLNALVALEPALALVNSAPYVRGERVASGARTYCQRTAFYDAWSPDDPERDRDPDPDPDRIRIRFGTGIGIGIGGDGGDAPGDTSTPSRSGGNGSRTGATPSRPRRRRTASTSRPSRRSPRPTSSRRRSVCTTMRGCSRPRSSSGARPTPRCRASSSGWFATSRRW, encoded by the coding sequence ATGAAAACGAGTCTCGAGGCCGAGTACTGGGTCGTCGACGCCGACGGGAACCTCGCGTCGGCCGACGGTCTCGTCGAGTCGCCGCGGGAACGGGAGCGGGAGCGCCGCCGATCGGCCGCCAGCGCCGCCGCCGGCGCTGGAGCGCCACGCGTCACGGTGACGACGCCCCTCGAGTCACCGTCGGACCTGGCCGCGACGTTCACCGCCGAACTCGAGGCCGTCCGTTCGCGCGCCGCCGACCGCGAGCGCCGACTCGTTCCGCTGGGGACGACGATCAACGCCGCGGACGACGCCGTCGGGGAGCCGAGCGAGCGCGAGCGGATACGGCGGGCCGTCGCCGGTCGGGACATCTGCGGGAACCGCTGTGCCGGCACACGGGTCCGGATCGACCTCGACCCCGGGCGGGAGACGGGGCGGGCCGTCGACCGGCTCAACGCGCTCGTCGCCCTCGAGCCGGCGCTGGCACTGGTCAACTCCGCGCCGTACGTGCGCGGCGAGCGCGTCGCGAGCGGTGCCCGTACCTACTGTCAGCGGACCGCGTTCTACGACGCGTGGTCGCCGGACGATCCCGAGCGGGATCGGGATCCGGATCCGGATCCGGATCGGATCCGGATCCGGTTCGGGACCGGAATCGGGATCGGGATCGGAGGCGACGGCGGGGACGCCCCTGGGGATACGTCGACACCCTCGAGGAGTGGCGGGAACGGCTCGAGAACTGGGGCGACTCCCTCGCGACCGCGGCGACGGCGAACGGCATCGACGAGCAGGCCCTCGAGGCGTTCTCCCCGGCCGACCTCCTCCCGTCGCCGATCCGTCTGCACGACGATGCGGGGCTGCTCCCGCCCTCGCTCCTCGAGTGGCGCGCGCCCGACACCGCGTTGCCGAGCCAGCTCCTCCGGCTGGTTCGCGACCTCGAGGAGGTGGTGA
- a CDS encoding DUF6789 family protein has product MSSSISASVSDRIRQLRPAEETSGRTEESDDRSRLEHAVYAAGRGLQAGFVATLIMTAFRLPILRSLPPSANFWSQYVSGEDPDDHPVIGLVLHFAYGMQAGALFGGLFALQDAERSIEPEQRGIVWGSVYGMALSAFGSQVMLRELLDIRLDNDELALFHAGHLVYGLALGAWVGSRTEGVDDPEAEYEYGDGN; this is encoded by the coding sequence ATGTCGAGTTCCATTTCGGCGTCCGTCTCCGATCGAATACGCCAGCTCCGTCCGGCCGAAGAGACGAGCGGCCGGACCGAGGAAAGCGACGACCGATCGCGGCTCGAGCACGCCGTCTACGCCGCCGGGCGCGGCCTCCAGGCGGGGTTCGTCGCGACGCTGATCATGACGGCGTTTCGACTCCCGATCCTGCGGTCGCTGCCGCCGTCGGCGAACTTCTGGTCACAGTACGTCTCCGGCGAGGATCCCGACGATCACCCGGTGATCGGGCTCGTCCTCCACTTCGCCTACGGGATGCAGGCCGGCGCACTCTTCGGCGGACTCTTCGCCCTGCAGGACGCCGAACGATCGATCGAACCCGAGCAGCGGGGGATCGTCTGGGGGTCGGTCTACGGGATGGCCCTGTCGGCGTTCGGCTCGCAGGTTATGCTGCGCGAACTGCTCGATATCCGCCTCGATAACGACGAACTCGCGCTGTTTCACGCGGGCCATCTCGTCTACGGGCTCGCGCTCGGGGCCTGGGTCGGCTCGCGAACCGAGGGCGTCGACGATCCCGAGGCGGAATACGAGTACGGTGACGGGAACTGA
- the larE gene encoding ATP-dependent sacrificial sulfur transferase LarE, with the protein MTLEAAVEAKLEAARDDLASRDGVLIAFSGGVDSSVVAAIANDALGEDAVACTARSETLPEAELEEARRVADEIGIRHEVVSFSELESEDFVENDDDRCYHCRTMRLGEMEATARKLGLGTVCDGTNADDPGAGHRPGLQAVEELDIHSPLLAHDIGKAEVRAIADHYGLSVADKPSMACLSSRIPTGLEVTEERLTRVERAEALLRQWGFEQFRVRDHDGLARIEVAPDELERALTVEFAETVREELSEIGFDHVTLDLHGYRTGSVSPDGDDPVVEDVFAAESEGDD; encoded by the coding sequence ATGACACTCGAGGCCGCGGTCGAAGCGAAACTCGAGGCCGCGCGGGACGACCTCGCGAGCCGTGACGGGGTCCTGATCGCCTTCTCCGGTGGCGTCGACTCGAGCGTGGTGGCTGCGATCGCCAACGACGCCCTGGGCGAGGACGCCGTCGCCTGCACCGCCCGCAGCGAAACGCTTCCCGAGGCCGAACTCGAGGAGGCCCGGCGAGTCGCCGACGAGATCGGAATCCGCCACGAGGTCGTCTCCTTCTCGGAACTCGAGAGCGAGGACTTCGTCGAGAACGACGACGACCGGTGCTACCACTGCCGGACGATGCGGCTGGGCGAGATGGAGGCGACAGCCCGGAAACTGGGGCTGGGCACGGTCTGTGACGGCACCAACGCCGACGATCCCGGTGCCGGCCACCGGCCGGGACTGCAGGCCGTGGAAGAACTCGACATCCACTCCCCCCTGCTGGCACACGACATCGGGAAAGCGGAGGTGCGGGCGATCGCCGACCACTACGGTCTGTCGGTCGCCGACAAGCCCTCGATGGCCTGTCTCTCCTCCCGGATCCCGACCGGCCTCGAGGTCACCGAGGAACGGCTCACCCGGGTCGAGCGGGCCGAGGCCCTGCTGCGACAGTGGGGATTCGAACAGTTCCGCGTGCGCGACCACGACGGCCTCGCCCGGATCGAGGTCGCACCGGACGAACTCGAGCGCGCGCTCACCGTGGAGTTCGCCGAGACCGTCCGCGAGGAACTGTCCGAGATCGGATTCGACCACGTCACGCTCGACCTCCACGGCTACCGGACCGGCAGCGTCAGCCCGGACGGTGACGACCCGGTCGTCGAGGACGTCTTCGCGGCGGAGTCCGAAGGGGACGACTGA
- a CDS encoding SRPBCC family protein gives MTTASDSIEIEVDVERVYDYLDDPYNHAEVTPSLSDVRDVEPLENGGKRLAFTYEMAGVGVDGELVQTVAKENERMTFDMRGPLDGEIDLEFESTEDGTRLTYTGRYDVPGAVLSTVADPFVRRYNERELRTMLENVKTRLELEG, from the coding sequence ATGACCACGGCGAGTGACTCGATCGAGATCGAAGTCGACGTCGAACGCGTGTACGACTACCTCGACGACCCGTACAACCACGCCGAGGTAACGCCGAGCCTCTCGGACGTTCGGGACGTCGAACCGCTCGAGAACGGCGGCAAGAGACTCGCGTTCACCTACGAGATGGCGGGGGTCGGCGTCGACGGCGAACTGGTCCAGACCGTCGCGAAGGAGAACGAGCGCATGACCTTCGACATGCGCGGTCCCCTCGACGGCGAGATCGATCTCGAGTTCGAATCGACGGAGGACGGGACGCGGTTGACCTACACCGGTCGCTACGACGTTCCGGGCGCCGTCCTCTCGACGGTCGCCGACCCGTTCGTTCGACGGTACAACGAACGCGAACTGCGAACGATGCTCGAGAACGTGAAGACACGGCTCGAACTCGAGGGTTGA
- the tatC gene encoding twin-arginine translocase subunit TatC, with the protein MSEEPADDDAHRSEGPEPEARSETDPESDAESDAEFDPIVDRDDDEQPVETDGEGVVGDRHEPSYPDPDYPDDDVGGISTPPDDEEMPLADHIEEMILRLAIVLLFGAAGTAVGLLWASQAIEHIWFNIFPYEIEQVPPPHVYHPLELWLTRIKVSALLGIMVALPAFVYECYKFMKPGLYPHERKYYLAAVPTSVILAAVGMLFSYVLVLPVLFEYFTFYAEGSADIAYALGDTFNLIITLTGFLAIVFQIPLFIMLGIMMGVTTRRWLAQKRLYFWAAFAGLSFMFTVDPTMMAPVLVAVTMILLFEGTLAILKWVGRE; encoded by the coding sequence ATGTCGGAGGAGCCGGCGGACGACGACGCTCACCGGTCCGAGGGTCCGGAGCCAGAGGCTCGTTCCGAAACCGATCCCGAATCGGATGCCGAATCGGATGCCGAGTTCGATCCGATCGTCGACCGGGACGACGACGAGCAGCCGGTCGAGACCGACGGCGAGGGCGTCGTCGGGGATCGCCACGAACCGTCCTATCCCGACCCGGACTACCCGGACGACGACGTCGGCGGTATCTCGACGCCGCCGGACGACGAGGAGATGCCGCTGGCCGATCACATCGAGGAGATGATTCTGCGGCTGGCGATCGTTCTCCTGTTCGGCGCGGCCGGGACCGCCGTCGGGCTCCTGTGGGCCTCCCAGGCCATCGAACACATCTGGTTCAATATCTTCCCCTACGAGATCGAGCAGGTGCCGCCGCCGCACGTCTACCACCCGCTCGAGCTGTGGCTGACCCGCATCAAGGTGTCGGCGCTGCTGGGCATCATGGTGGCCCTGCCGGCCTTCGTCTACGAGTGCTACAAGTTCATGAAGCCGGGGCTGTACCCCCACGAACGCAAGTACTACCTTGCGGCGGTGCCGACGAGCGTCATCCTCGCGGCCGTCGGGATGTTGTTCTCGTACGTGCTCGTCCTCCCGGTCCTGTTCGAGTATTTCACGTTCTACGCCGAGGGGAGCGCGGACATCGCGTACGCCCTCGGCGACACGTTCAACCTGATCATCACGCTGACCGGGTTCCTCGCGATCGTCTTCCAGATCCCCCTGTTCATCATGCTCGGGATCATGATGGGCGTGACGACGCGCCGGTGGCTGGCCCAGAAACGTCTCTACTTCTGGGCGGCGTTCGCAGGGCTCTCGTTCATGTTCACCGTGGACCCGACGATGATGGCCCCGGTGCTCGTGGCCGTCACGATGATCCTGCTGTTCGAGGGGACGCTGGCGATCCTGAAGTGGGTCGGCCGGGAGTGA